The Primulina tabacum isolate GXHZ01 chromosome 7, ASM2559414v2, whole genome shotgun sequence genome includes a window with the following:
- the LOC142552004 gene encoding actin-related protein 2/3 complex subunit 3 isoform X1 codes for MVYHSSFLDDEETTKACGCPLLPLKSHIKGPAPVSEQDSTDIVDEAITFFRANVFFRNFEIKSSADKLLIYLTFYVNIALKRLEGCRTLAEGTKAIISLGLETVPVPGEPGFPFPGLFTHPQSRQEAELFRNYLKQIREETSGRLLSVAYRPNGTPNKWWLAFAKRKFMNIIQTNDSS; via the exons ATG GTCTACCACTCCAGTTTTCTCGATGATGAAGAAACTACTAAAGCGTGTGGATGCCCTTTGCTTCCCCTGAAAAGCCACATTAAAGGACCAGCTCCTGTATCAGAACAAG ATAGCACGGATATAGTTGATGAGGCGATAACATTCTTTCGAGCCAATGTCTTCTTCAGAAACTTTGAAATCAAGAGTTCAGCTGATAAGCTTCTTATCTACTTGACATTTTATGTTAATATTGCTCTGAAGAGGCTTGAAGGCTGCAGAACTTTAGCCGAAGGGACCAAAGCAATTATTAGTTTGGGACTGGAAACTGTACCTGTCCCTGGGGAGCCTGGATTTCCATTTCCGGGACTGTTTACTCATCCACAATCTAGACAAGAAGCAG AACTCTTCCGGAATTATTTGAAGCAGATACGGGAAGAAACTAGTGGAAGATTATTGAGTGTGGCATATCGACCTAATGGAACTCCAAACAAATGGTGGCTGGCCTTTGCTAAGAGAAAGTTTATGAACATCATCCAAACAAATGATTCTTCCTGA
- the LOC142552004 gene encoding actin-related protein 2/3 complex subunit 3 isoform X2, protein MVYHSSFLDDEETTKACGCPLLPLKSHIKGPAPVSEQDSTDIVDEAITFFRANVFFRNFEIKSSADKLLIYLTFYVNIALKRLEGCRTLAEGTKAIISLGLETVPVPGEPGFPFPGLFTHPQSRQEAGIALA, encoded by the exons ATG GTCTACCACTCCAGTTTTCTCGATGATGAAGAAACTACTAAAGCGTGTGGATGCCCTTTGCTTCCCCTGAAAAGCCACATTAAAGGACCAGCTCCTGTATCAGAACAAG ATAGCACGGATATAGTTGATGAGGCGATAACATTCTTTCGAGCCAATGTCTTCTTCAGAAACTTTGAAATCAAGAGTTCAGCTGATAAGCTTCTTATCTACTTGACATTTTATGTTAATATTGCTCTGAAGAGGCTTGAAGGCTGCAGAACTTTAGCCGAAGGGACCAAAGCAATTATTAGTTTGGGACTGGAAACTGTACCTGTCCCTGGGGAGCCTGGATTTCCATTTCCGGGACTGTTTACTCATCCACAATCTAGACAAGAAGCAGGTATAGCATTGGCTTGA